Proteins from one Bombus pyrosoma isolate SC7728 linkage group LG16, ASM1482585v1, whole genome shotgun sequence genomic window:
- the LOC122576485 gene encoding dynamin-like 120 kDa protein, mitochondrial isoform X3 has protein sequence MKQILCGKIGDRIVLISKTSRYPLPLFSARHLISGKMNKVYQPLLASPHIRYFGNPNRAYAIFIGRVLRGALKVRYLLLGGAVGSGVTLQKKYEQWKEIVPDMSWLNDVFPNEEKWKDLRESVMTVKNIFTDKIEIDPRIKQLGEAKYKEYKEWFNQRLDDAIKAAEVDQIQPGVDIFYNQAKQQVVNNTVAFARPLASDNIEEERKKAQKSQERLNAMQEEVMQIQLRYQRELERLERENKELRKQMLLRGSQKMSNKKIKKSLIDMYSDVLDELNDYDSTYSTADHLPRVVVVGDQSSGKTSVLEMIAQARIFPRGGGEMMTRAPVKVTLSEGPYHIAQFKDSSREFDLTKESELAELRREVELRMKNSVKNGKTVSPDVISMTVKGPGLQRMVLVDLPGIISTVTVDMAEDTRDAIRQMTQQYMSNPNAIILCIQDGSVDAERSNVTDLVSQMDPSGKRTIFVLTKVDLAEENLANPERVRKILSGKLFPMKALGYFAVVTGRGRQDDSIQTIKDYEEKFFRNSKLFKDGIVMSGQVTTRNLSLAVAECFWKMVRETVEQQADAFKATRFNLETEWKNNFPRLRELDRDELFERARGEILDEIINLSQVSPRHWEEVLMVRIWDKVSMHVFENIYLPAAQSGSPSTFNTTVDIKLRQWAEQQLPSRSVESGWECLQQEFQHFMNQAKLSPDHDDIFDNLKNAVVNEAMRRHYWEEKASEMLRVIQLNTLEDRSVNDKRDWDQAVRFLETSVKEKLQATEQILRDMLGPGRKERWLYWQNQSDDQQKRSAVKNELDKILYADKKHTPTLTQDELTTIRKNVQRNGLEIDNEFIRETWHPVYRRFFLQQSLARAYDCKKGYYLYHTGHESEMECNDVVLFWRIQQMLKVTANALRQQIMNREARRLDKEIKEVLEDYSQDNEMKQKLLTGRRVTLAEELKRVRQIQEKLEEFIQALNKEK, from the exons atgaaacaaattctttGTGGTAAAATAGG AGATAGGATTGTGCTAATTTCAAAGACATCACGATATCCTTTACCTCTATTTAGTGCAAGACATTTAATATCAGGCAAGATGAACAAGGTTTATCAGCCATTACTAGCATCACCACATATACGCTACTTTGGAAACCCTAATCGAGcatatgcaatttttattggaaGAGTATTAAGAGGAGCATTAAAAGTTCGGTATCTTTTATTGGGTGGTGCAGTTGGTAGTGGAGTAACTTTACAGAAG aaatatgaaCAATGGAAAGAAATTGTACCAGATATGAGCTGGTTGAATGATGTATTTCCTAATGAAGAAAAGTGGAAAGATTTACGTGAATCGGTTATgacagttaaaaatattttcacagaTAAGATTGAAATTG ATCCACGTATAAAGCAGCTTGGCGAAgctaaatataaagaatacaaaGAGTGGTTCAATCAGAGACTGGATGATGCTATCAAGGCAGCTGAAGTTGATCAAATCCAACCAGGTGtggatattttctataatc aaGCGAAGCAGCAGGTGGTGAACAATACTGTCGCGTTTGCTCGGCCATTAGCTAGCGACAATATCGAAGAGGAACGTAAGAAAGCTC AAAAGTCGCAAGAGCGATTGAACGCTATGCAAGAAGAAGTGATGCAAATACAATTAAGATATCAACGTGAACTTGAACGattagagagagagaacaaaGAGCTTCGAAAGCAGATGCTACTACGTGGAAGTCAAAAAATGagtaacaaaaaaataaaa AAATCTCTGATCGACATGTACAGCGACGTTTTAGATGAACTTAATGATTATGATAGCACTTATTCTACTGCTGATCATTTACCAAGAGTGGTAGTAGTTGGTGATCAAAGTTCTGGCAAAACATCTGTATTAGAAATGATCGCTCAAGCAAGAATATTTCCTAg AGGTGGTGGTGAAATGATGACAAGAGCTCCAGTGAAAGTCACTTTAAGTGAAGGTCCTTATCATATAGCTCAATTCAAAGACAGTTCAAGAGAATTCGATTTGACGAAAGAGTCAGAATTAGCTGAGCTAAGACGCGAAGTAGAATTACGTATGAAAAACAGTGTTAAAAATGGCAAGACAGTTAGTCCAGATGTGATTTCGATGACTGTGAAAGGTCCAGGCCTTCAGCGTATGGTTCTCGTCGATTTGCCTGGTATAATCAGC ACAGTTACAGTTGACATGGCAGAAGACACGCGAGATGCTATTCGACAAATGACTCAACAATATATGAGTAACCCTAATGCGATAATTCTATGTATCCAAGATGGTTCCGTGGATGCAGAAAGGAGCAATGTAACGGATCTCGTTTCTCAAATGGACCCTTCCGGCAAACGAACCATTTTTGTTTTAACTAAG GTAGATTTAGCAGAAGAGAACTTGGCCAATCCAGAACGTGTTCGTAAAATATTGTCTGGCAAACTATTCCCCATGAAGGCATTGGGCTACTTTGCTGTTGTCACTGGTAGAGGTAGACAGGATGATAGCATACAAACGATCAAAGattatgaagaaaaattctttagaaATTCGAAGCTCTTtaa GGATGGCATAGTAATGTCAGGTCAAGTTACAACAAGAAATTTGAGTCTCGCGGTTGCGGAATGTTTTTGGAAGATGGTTCGTGAGACTGTAGAACAACAAGCAGATGCATTCAAGGCCACTAGATTTAATCTTGAAacagaatggaaaaataatttcccaag attaagAGAATTAGATAGAGATGAACTTTTCGAGAGAGCAAGAGGGGAGATTCTAGACGAAATTATAAATCTGTCTCAAGTTTCACCCAGGCACTGGGAAGAGGTGTTGATGGTTAGGATCTGGGACAAAGTTAGCATGCACGTGTTCGAGAACATTTATTTACCCGCGGCTCAAAGCGGAAGTCCAA GCACATTTAATACCACTGTCGACATAAAACTTCGTCAGTGGGCTGAACAGCAGTTACCATCTCGAAGCGTCGAAAGCGGTTGGGAATGCTTGCAACAGGAATTTCAACATTTCATGAATCAGGCAAAACTTAGTCCGGATCACgatgatatatttgacaatcTAAAAAATGCAGTAGTTAATGAAGCTATGAGACGACATTACTgggaagaaaaa GCATCTGAAATGCTGCGAGTTATTCAACTGAACACTTTAGAGGATAGAAGTGTGAATGATAAACGTGATTGGGATCAGGCAGTTCGTTTTCTAGAAACCTCAGTTAAAGAGAAATTGCAAGCTACGGAACAAATTTTGAGAGACATGCTGGGTCCAGGTCGCAAGGAACGATGGTTGTATTGGCAGAATCAGAGTGATGACCAACAGAAACGTTCAGCAGTGAAGAACGAATtagataaaattctttatgcGGACAAA AAACATACTCCTACACTTACTCAGGATGAACTTACGACAATTAGAAAGAACGTGCAGCGAAATGGTTTGGAAATCGACAATGAGTTCATTCGAGAAACGTGGCATCCAGTATATAGGAGATTCTTCTTGCAACAAAGCTTGGCTAGGGCGTACGATTGCAAGAAAGGATATTATCTCTATCACACTGGACATGAAAGTGAA ATGGAGTGCAATGATGTTGTTTTGTTTTGGAGGATTCAGCAAATGCTGAAGGTTACTGCCAATGCACTTCGACAACAAATTATGAATCGAGAAGCCCGTAGGttagataaagaaataaaagaagtatTAGAAGATTACAGTCAagataatgaaatgaaacagaaaCTGCTGACTGGTAGACGGGTCACTTTAGCCGAAGAATTAA AACGTGTTAGGCAAATTCAAGAGAAACTCGAGGAATTTATTCAAGCATTGAACAAAGAGAAATGA
- the LOC122576485 gene encoding dynamin-like 120 kDa protein, mitochondrial isoform X1 produces the protein MKQILCGKIGDRIVLISKTSRYPLPLFSARHLISGKMNKVYQPLLASPHIRYFGNPNRAYAIFIGRVLRGALKVRYLLLGGAVGSGVTLQKKYEQWKEIVPDMSWLNDVFPNEEKWKDLRESVMTVKNIFTDKIEIDPRIKQLGEAKYKEYKEWFNQRLDDAIKAAEVDQIQPGVDIFYNRIFDAISTIVSQLYSEAKQQVVNNTVAFARPLASDNIEEERKKAQKSQERLNAMQEEVMQIQLRYQRELERLERENKELRKQMLLRGSQKMSNKKIKKSLIDMYSDVLDELNDYDSTYSTADHLPRVVVVGDQSSGKTSVLEMIAQARIFPRGGGEMMTRAPVKVTLSEGPYHIAQFKDSSREFDLTKESELAELRREVELRMKNSVKNGKTVSPDVISMTVKGPGLQRMVLVDLPGIISTVTVDMAEDTRDAIRQMTQQYMSNPNAIILCIQDGSVDAERSNVTDLVSQMDPSGKRTIFVLTKVDLAEENLANPERVRKILSGKLFPMKALGYFAVVTGRGRQDDSIQTIKDYEEKFFRNSKLFKDGIVMSGQVTTRNLSLAVAECFWKMVRETVEQQADAFKATRFNLETEWKNNFPRLRELDRDELFERARGEILDEIINLSQVSPRHWEEVLMVRIWDKVSMHVFENIYLPAAQSGSPSTFNTTVDIKLRQWAEQQLPSRSVESGWECLQQEFQHFMNQAKLSPDHDDIFDNLKNAVVNEAMRRHYWEEKASEMLRVIQLNTLEDRSVNDKRDWDQAVRFLETSVKEKLQATEQILRDMLGPGRKERWLYWQNQSDDQQKRSAVKNELDKILYADKKHTPTLTQDELTTIRKNVQRNGLEIDNEFIRETWHPVYRRFFLQQSLARAYDCKKGYYLYHTGHESEMECNDVVLFWRIQQMLKVTANALRQQIMNREARRLDKEIKEVLEDYSQDNEMKQKLLTGRRVTLAEELKRVRQIQEKLEEFIQALNKEK, from the exons atgaaacaaattctttGTGGTAAAATAGG AGATAGGATTGTGCTAATTTCAAAGACATCACGATATCCTTTACCTCTATTTAGTGCAAGACATTTAATATCAGGCAAGATGAACAAGGTTTATCAGCCATTACTAGCATCACCACATATACGCTACTTTGGAAACCCTAATCGAGcatatgcaatttttattggaaGAGTATTAAGAGGAGCATTAAAAGTTCGGTATCTTTTATTGGGTGGTGCAGTTGGTAGTGGAGTAACTTTACAGAAG aaatatgaaCAATGGAAAGAAATTGTACCAGATATGAGCTGGTTGAATGATGTATTTCCTAATGAAGAAAAGTGGAAAGATTTACGTGAATCGGTTATgacagttaaaaatattttcacagaTAAGATTGAAATTG ATCCACGTATAAAGCAGCTTGGCGAAgctaaatataaagaatacaaaGAGTGGTTCAATCAGAGACTGGATGATGCTATCAAGGCAGCTGAAGTTGATCAAATCCAACCAGGTGtggatattttctataatc GTATATTTGACGCAATCTCAACAATAGTATCCCAACTTTATTCAG aaGCGAAGCAGCAGGTGGTGAACAATACTGTCGCGTTTGCTCGGCCATTAGCTAGCGACAATATCGAAGAGGAACGTAAGAAAGCTC AAAAGTCGCAAGAGCGATTGAACGCTATGCAAGAAGAAGTGATGCAAATACAATTAAGATATCAACGTGAACTTGAACGattagagagagagaacaaaGAGCTTCGAAAGCAGATGCTACTACGTGGAAGTCAAAAAATGagtaacaaaaaaataaaa AAATCTCTGATCGACATGTACAGCGACGTTTTAGATGAACTTAATGATTATGATAGCACTTATTCTACTGCTGATCATTTACCAAGAGTGGTAGTAGTTGGTGATCAAAGTTCTGGCAAAACATCTGTATTAGAAATGATCGCTCAAGCAAGAATATTTCCTAg AGGTGGTGGTGAAATGATGACAAGAGCTCCAGTGAAAGTCACTTTAAGTGAAGGTCCTTATCATATAGCTCAATTCAAAGACAGTTCAAGAGAATTCGATTTGACGAAAGAGTCAGAATTAGCTGAGCTAAGACGCGAAGTAGAATTACGTATGAAAAACAGTGTTAAAAATGGCAAGACAGTTAGTCCAGATGTGATTTCGATGACTGTGAAAGGTCCAGGCCTTCAGCGTATGGTTCTCGTCGATTTGCCTGGTATAATCAGC ACAGTTACAGTTGACATGGCAGAAGACACGCGAGATGCTATTCGACAAATGACTCAACAATATATGAGTAACCCTAATGCGATAATTCTATGTATCCAAGATGGTTCCGTGGATGCAGAAAGGAGCAATGTAACGGATCTCGTTTCTCAAATGGACCCTTCCGGCAAACGAACCATTTTTGTTTTAACTAAG GTAGATTTAGCAGAAGAGAACTTGGCCAATCCAGAACGTGTTCGTAAAATATTGTCTGGCAAACTATTCCCCATGAAGGCATTGGGCTACTTTGCTGTTGTCACTGGTAGAGGTAGACAGGATGATAGCATACAAACGATCAAAGattatgaagaaaaattctttagaaATTCGAAGCTCTTtaa GGATGGCATAGTAATGTCAGGTCAAGTTACAACAAGAAATTTGAGTCTCGCGGTTGCGGAATGTTTTTGGAAGATGGTTCGTGAGACTGTAGAACAACAAGCAGATGCATTCAAGGCCACTAGATTTAATCTTGAAacagaatggaaaaataatttcccaag attaagAGAATTAGATAGAGATGAACTTTTCGAGAGAGCAAGAGGGGAGATTCTAGACGAAATTATAAATCTGTCTCAAGTTTCACCCAGGCACTGGGAAGAGGTGTTGATGGTTAGGATCTGGGACAAAGTTAGCATGCACGTGTTCGAGAACATTTATTTACCCGCGGCTCAAAGCGGAAGTCCAA GCACATTTAATACCACTGTCGACATAAAACTTCGTCAGTGGGCTGAACAGCAGTTACCATCTCGAAGCGTCGAAAGCGGTTGGGAATGCTTGCAACAGGAATTTCAACATTTCATGAATCAGGCAAAACTTAGTCCGGATCACgatgatatatttgacaatcTAAAAAATGCAGTAGTTAATGAAGCTATGAGACGACATTACTgggaagaaaaa GCATCTGAAATGCTGCGAGTTATTCAACTGAACACTTTAGAGGATAGAAGTGTGAATGATAAACGTGATTGGGATCAGGCAGTTCGTTTTCTAGAAACCTCAGTTAAAGAGAAATTGCAAGCTACGGAACAAATTTTGAGAGACATGCTGGGTCCAGGTCGCAAGGAACGATGGTTGTATTGGCAGAATCAGAGTGATGACCAACAGAAACGTTCAGCAGTGAAGAACGAATtagataaaattctttatgcGGACAAA AAACATACTCCTACACTTACTCAGGATGAACTTACGACAATTAGAAAGAACGTGCAGCGAAATGGTTTGGAAATCGACAATGAGTTCATTCGAGAAACGTGGCATCCAGTATATAGGAGATTCTTCTTGCAACAAAGCTTGGCTAGGGCGTACGATTGCAAGAAAGGATATTATCTCTATCACACTGGACATGAAAGTGAA ATGGAGTGCAATGATGTTGTTTTGTTTTGGAGGATTCAGCAAATGCTGAAGGTTACTGCCAATGCACTTCGACAACAAATTATGAATCGAGAAGCCCGTAGGttagataaagaaataaaagaagtatTAGAAGATTACAGTCAagataatgaaatgaaacagaaaCTGCTGACTGGTAGACGGGTCACTTTAGCCGAAGAATTAA AACGTGTTAGGCAAATTCAAGAGAAACTCGAGGAATTTATTCAAGCATTGAACAAAGAGAAATGA
- the LOC122576485 gene encoding dynamin-like 120 kDa protein, mitochondrial isoform X5 translates to MKQILCGKIGDRIVLISKTSRYPLPLFSARHLISGKMNKVYQPLLASPHIRYFGNPNRAYAIFIGRVLRGALKVRYLLLGGAVGSGVTLQKKYEQWKEIVPDMSWLNDVFPNEEKWKDLRESVMTVKNIFTDKIEIGIFDAISTIVSQLYSEAKQQVVNNTVAFARPLASDNIEEERKKAQKSQERLNAMQEEVMQIQLRYQRELERLERENKELRKQMLLRGSQKMSNKKIKKSLIDMYSDVLDELNDYDSTYSTADHLPRVVVVGDQSSGKTSVLEMIAQARIFPRGGGEMMTRAPVKVTLSEGPYHIAQFKDSSREFDLTKESELAELRREVELRMKNSVKNGKTVSPDVISMTVKGPGLQRMVLVDLPGIISTVTVDMAEDTRDAIRQMTQQYMSNPNAIILCIQDGSVDAERSNVTDLVSQMDPSGKRTIFVLTKVDLAEENLANPERVRKILSGKLFPMKALGYFAVVTGRGRQDDSIQTIKDYEEKFFRNSKLFKDGIVMSGQVTTRNLSLAVAECFWKMVRETVEQQADAFKATRFNLETEWKNNFPRLRELDRDELFERARGEILDEIINLSQVSPRHWEEVLMVRIWDKVSMHVFENIYLPAAQSGSPSTFNTTVDIKLRQWAEQQLPSRSVESGWECLQQEFQHFMNQAKLSPDHDDIFDNLKNAVVNEAMRRHYWEEKASEMLRVIQLNTLEDRSVNDKRDWDQAVRFLETSVKEKLQATEQILRDMLGPGRKERWLYWQNQSDDQQKRSAVKNELDKILYADKKHTPTLTQDELTTIRKNVQRNGLEIDNEFIRETWHPVYRRFFLQQSLARAYDCKKGYYLYHTGHESEMECNDVVLFWRIQQMLKVTANALRQQIMNREARRLDKEIKEVLEDYSQDNEMKQKLLTGRRVTLAEELKRVRQIQEKLEEFIQALNKEK, encoded by the exons atgaaacaaattctttGTGGTAAAATAGG AGATAGGATTGTGCTAATTTCAAAGACATCACGATATCCTTTACCTCTATTTAGTGCAAGACATTTAATATCAGGCAAGATGAACAAGGTTTATCAGCCATTACTAGCATCACCACATATACGCTACTTTGGAAACCCTAATCGAGcatatgcaatttttattggaaGAGTATTAAGAGGAGCATTAAAAGTTCGGTATCTTTTATTGGGTGGTGCAGTTGGTAGTGGAGTAACTTTACAGAAG aaatatgaaCAATGGAAAGAAATTGTACCAGATATGAGCTGGTTGAATGATGTATTTCCTAATGAAGAAAAGTGGAAAGATTTACGTGAATCGGTTATgacagttaaaaatattttcacagaTAAGATTGAAATTG GTATATTTGACGCAATCTCAACAATAGTATCCCAACTTTATTCAG aaGCGAAGCAGCAGGTGGTGAACAATACTGTCGCGTTTGCTCGGCCATTAGCTAGCGACAATATCGAAGAGGAACGTAAGAAAGCTC AAAAGTCGCAAGAGCGATTGAACGCTATGCAAGAAGAAGTGATGCAAATACAATTAAGATATCAACGTGAACTTGAACGattagagagagagaacaaaGAGCTTCGAAAGCAGATGCTACTACGTGGAAGTCAAAAAATGagtaacaaaaaaataaaa AAATCTCTGATCGACATGTACAGCGACGTTTTAGATGAACTTAATGATTATGATAGCACTTATTCTACTGCTGATCATTTACCAAGAGTGGTAGTAGTTGGTGATCAAAGTTCTGGCAAAACATCTGTATTAGAAATGATCGCTCAAGCAAGAATATTTCCTAg AGGTGGTGGTGAAATGATGACAAGAGCTCCAGTGAAAGTCACTTTAAGTGAAGGTCCTTATCATATAGCTCAATTCAAAGACAGTTCAAGAGAATTCGATTTGACGAAAGAGTCAGAATTAGCTGAGCTAAGACGCGAAGTAGAATTACGTATGAAAAACAGTGTTAAAAATGGCAAGACAGTTAGTCCAGATGTGATTTCGATGACTGTGAAAGGTCCAGGCCTTCAGCGTATGGTTCTCGTCGATTTGCCTGGTATAATCAGC ACAGTTACAGTTGACATGGCAGAAGACACGCGAGATGCTATTCGACAAATGACTCAACAATATATGAGTAACCCTAATGCGATAATTCTATGTATCCAAGATGGTTCCGTGGATGCAGAAAGGAGCAATGTAACGGATCTCGTTTCTCAAATGGACCCTTCCGGCAAACGAACCATTTTTGTTTTAACTAAG GTAGATTTAGCAGAAGAGAACTTGGCCAATCCAGAACGTGTTCGTAAAATATTGTCTGGCAAACTATTCCCCATGAAGGCATTGGGCTACTTTGCTGTTGTCACTGGTAGAGGTAGACAGGATGATAGCATACAAACGATCAAAGattatgaagaaaaattctttagaaATTCGAAGCTCTTtaa GGATGGCATAGTAATGTCAGGTCAAGTTACAACAAGAAATTTGAGTCTCGCGGTTGCGGAATGTTTTTGGAAGATGGTTCGTGAGACTGTAGAACAACAAGCAGATGCATTCAAGGCCACTAGATTTAATCTTGAAacagaatggaaaaataatttcccaag attaagAGAATTAGATAGAGATGAACTTTTCGAGAGAGCAAGAGGGGAGATTCTAGACGAAATTATAAATCTGTCTCAAGTTTCACCCAGGCACTGGGAAGAGGTGTTGATGGTTAGGATCTGGGACAAAGTTAGCATGCACGTGTTCGAGAACATTTATTTACCCGCGGCTCAAAGCGGAAGTCCAA GCACATTTAATACCACTGTCGACATAAAACTTCGTCAGTGGGCTGAACAGCAGTTACCATCTCGAAGCGTCGAAAGCGGTTGGGAATGCTTGCAACAGGAATTTCAACATTTCATGAATCAGGCAAAACTTAGTCCGGATCACgatgatatatttgacaatcTAAAAAATGCAGTAGTTAATGAAGCTATGAGACGACATTACTgggaagaaaaa GCATCTGAAATGCTGCGAGTTATTCAACTGAACACTTTAGAGGATAGAAGTGTGAATGATAAACGTGATTGGGATCAGGCAGTTCGTTTTCTAGAAACCTCAGTTAAAGAGAAATTGCAAGCTACGGAACAAATTTTGAGAGACATGCTGGGTCCAGGTCGCAAGGAACGATGGTTGTATTGGCAGAATCAGAGTGATGACCAACAGAAACGTTCAGCAGTGAAGAACGAATtagataaaattctttatgcGGACAAA AAACATACTCCTACACTTACTCAGGATGAACTTACGACAATTAGAAAGAACGTGCAGCGAAATGGTTTGGAAATCGACAATGAGTTCATTCGAGAAACGTGGCATCCAGTATATAGGAGATTCTTCTTGCAACAAAGCTTGGCTAGGGCGTACGATTGCAAGAAAGGATATTATCTCTATCACACTGGACATGAAAGTGAA ATGGAGTGCAATGATGTTGTTTTGTTTTGGAGGATTCAGCAAATGCTGAAGGTTACTGCCAATGCACTTCGACAACAAATTATGAATCGAGAAGCCCGTAGGttagataaagaaataaaagaagtatTAGAAGATTACAGTCAagataatgaaatgaaacagaaaCTGCTGACTGGTAGACGGGTCACTTTAGCCGAAGAATTAA AACGTGTTAGGCAAATTCAAGAGAAACTCGAGGAATTTATTCAAGCATTGAACAAAGAGAAATGA